Proteins from a genomic interval of Desulfovibrio piger:
- a CDS encoding MFS transporter, whose protein sequence is MDLRKILLISLGHLSCDLNGGALPSLMPYLAAAHGFNYQAAGALMFAYSATSSLVQPVFGYLADKHARSWFVPLAVLLAGGSLGLVGFLDSYWAIFLTLMLCGVGGALFHPEGARYANLVSGNRKGAGMSIFSVGGNSGFVVGPLLVAGATFVAGLHGTAVFLLLALCTASFLFFQMRGWQRQIPQSNAAAGQAEPRNDWHAFGVLTLVIASRSILFLGFNTYIPMYWHDVFGQSKEFGAMMLAFFCVCGVSSNVLGGFLADRIGYARIIRLSWWLALPAALAFAWVDSMWLAALLLAPLAVGLFAPFSSMVVLGQKLLARNMGFASGVTLGLPMTLGGMAMPLLGWIADNFGGLGTAMACLVPVAALGALASLRLRDDAAGERA, encoded by the coding sequence ATGGACCTTCGCAAAATACTGCTCATTTCCCTGGGGCACCTCAGCTGCGACCTCAACGGCGGCGCGCTGCCCTCGCTGATGCCCTATCTGGCCGCGGCCCACGGCTTCAACTATCAGGCCGCGGGCGCCCTGATGTTCGCCTATTCGGCCACCTCTTCCCTGGTGCAGCCCGTATTCGGCTATCTGGCCGACAAACACGCCCGTTCCTGGTTCGTGCCGCTGGCCGTGCTGCTGGCGGGCGGCAGCCTGGGCCTGGTGGGTTTTCTGGACAGTTACTGGGCCATCTTCCTCACCCTCATGCTCTGCGGCGTGGGCGGCGCCCTGTTCCATCCCGAAGGGGCCCGCTATGCCAACCTCGTCTCCGGCAACCGCAAGGGCGCGGGCATGAGCATCTTTTCCGTGGGCGGCAACAGCGGCTTCGTGGTGGGGCCGCTGCTGGTGGCCGGGGCCACCTTCGTGGCGGGCCTGCACGGCACGGCCGTGTTCCTGCTGCTGGCCCTGTGCACGGCCTCGTTCCTCTTTTTCCAGATGCGCGGCTGGCAGCGCCAGATCCCCCAGAGCAATGCCGCCGCAGGACAGGCCGAACCGCGCAACGACTGGCATGCCTTCGGCGTGCTGACCCTGGTCATCGCCTCGCGCTCCATCCTTTTCCTGGGCTTCAATACCTACATCCCCATGTACTGGCATGACGTCTTCGGCCAGAGCAAGGAATTCGGCGCCATGATGCTGGCCTTCTTCTGCGTCTGCGGCGTCAGCAGCAATGTGCTGGGCGGCTTCCTGGCCGACAGGATCGGCTATGCCCGCATCATCCGCCTTTCGTGGTGGCTGGCCCTGCCCGCAGCCCTGGCCTTCGCCTGGGTGGACAGCATGTGGCTGGCGGCCCTGCTGCTGGCCCCGCTGGCCGTGGGCCTGTTCGCGCCCTTCAGCTCCATGGTGGTGCTGGGCCAGAAGCTGCTGGCCCGCAACATGGGCTTCGCCTCGGGCGTGACCCTGGGCCTGCCCATGACCCTGGGCGGCATGGCCATGCCCCTGCTGGGCTGGATCGCGGACAATTTCGGCGGGCTGGGCACGGCCATGGCCTGCCTGGTGCCCGTGGCGGCCCTGGGGGCGCTGGCCTCCCTGCGCCTGCGGGACGACGCCGCCGGGGAGCGTGCGTGA
- a CDS encoding methylated-DNA--[protein]-cysteine S-methyltransferase → MPVAGLASPVGPLWLTEKDGHLVALDRTCPSPAHCPTETISLPGQPVASPLLHEAREQLAAYFAGRLRRFDLPLAPQGTPFQLRVWRALQDIPYGRTCSYAELAAAVGSPRACRAVGQANGRNPLMIVIPCHRVIAAGGGLGGYSGGLDIKRFLLRLEAGLPLPADR, encoded by the coding sequence ATGCCGGTCGCCGGTCTTGCAAGCCCCGTGGGGCCGCTCTGGCTCACGGAAAAGGACGGGCATCTGGTGGCCCTGGACAGGACATGCCCCTCCCCGGCCCACTGCCCGACCGAGACCATTTCCCTGCCGGGACAGCCCGTGGCGAGCCCCCTGCTGCACGAGGCCCGGGAACAGCTGGCGGCCTATTTCGCAGGCCGCCTGCGCCGCTTCGACCTGCCGCTGGCCCCGCAGGGGACGCCCTTCCAGCTGCGCGTCTGGCGGGCCCTGCAGGACATCCCCTACGGACGGACCTGCTCCTACGCCGAACTGGCCGCGGCCGTGGGCAGCCCGCGTGCCTGCCGTGCCGTGGGCCAGGCCAACGGCCGCAACCCGCTGATGATCGTCATTCCCTGCCACAGGGTCATCGCCGCCGGTGGCGGCCTGGGCGGCTACAGCGGCGGTCTGGACATCAAGCGTTTCCTGCTGCGTCTGGAGGCGGGGCTGCCCCTGCCGGCAGACCGCTGA
- a CDS encoding response regulator transcription factor, with the protein MNTIHTICIVDDDEEIRSLLSDYLRRNGFSTCTAGNAAEFLEIQRRVPCSLIVMDIMLPGMNGLELFRTLRAESTVPVIFLTALGDITDRIVGLELGADDYLSKPFEPRELLARIRTVLRRTEGSARRDQPETTPLQFAGWLLDRSARHLVAPDGVVVSLSGTEYRLLEIFLQNPQRVLSRDELLERTQGRNAVPYDRSIDVQISRLRTRLRDNGREPQLIKTVRGDGYVLATDVRPQFVRPALPVDAPIMPGK; encoded by the coding sequence ATGAACACGATCCATACCATCTGTATCGTCGATGACGACGAGGAAATCCGCTCCTTGCTTTCCGACTATCTGCGTCGCAACGGCTTTTCCACCTGCACGGCGGGGAACGCGGCGGAGTTCCTCGAGATTCAGCGCCGCGTGCCCTGCAGCCTGATCGTCATGGACATCATGCTTCCCGGCATGAACGGGCTGGAGCTTTTCCGTACCCTGCGCGCCGAATCCACGGTGCCCGTCATCTTCCTCACCGCGCTGGGCGACATCACCGACCGCATCGTGGGCCTGGAGCTGGGCGCCGATGACTACCTGAGCAAGCCTTTCGAGCCCCGCGAGCTGCTGGCCCGCATCCGTACCGTGCTGCGCCGCACCGAAGGCAGCGCCCGCCGCGACCAGCCCGAGACCACGCCCCTGCAGTTCGCAGGCTGGCTGCTGGACCGCAGCGCCCGCCATCTGGTGGCGCCCGACGGGGTGGTGGTCTCCCTGAGCGGCACGGAATACCGCCTGCTGGAGATCTTTTTGCAAAACCCCCAGCGGGTGCTCAGCCGTGACGAGCTGCTGGAACGCACCCAGGGCCGCAACGCCGTGCCCTATGACCGCAGCATCGACGTGCAGATCAGCCGCTTGCGCACCCGCCTGCGCGACAACGGCCGCGAGCCCCAGCTCATCAAGACCGTCCGCGGCGACGGCTACGTGCTGGCCACGGACGTGCGCCCGCAGTTCGTGCGCCCGGCCCTGCCCGTGGATGCCCCCATCATGCCCGGAAAGTAG
- a CDS encoding ATP-binding protein: MRAFLARLLRSLTSTTLSAQLAGMLIGGILFLHGVATFTVQLVEERQAARSALLEQANSLALSLQLLHSEPFEYKRSLLERLERLDVVHLSLSDAPNPARQARDERALYLRDRLRKNLNSIETDLDTREMLTEVQRVHVADSMNPTLRRHVPWTHVYESRVSVRLDDGKWLCVVISSDAYDFSPSQASLAMLLLEAGLLILLILVVVHRVVRPLRVLSGKAESFGRNLYTAPLPEDGPTEVREAARAFNKMQERIRAGVGQHERILAAVAHDLRTPLTRIRLRVESMDPASPLRAKLLGDIDILGGIMANSAELTRGSARDEAAVRMDMNALLDSLVSDRQDMGQDVSLEGSCARPWTVRPNSFRRCLSNLLDNALRYSGSVRIQLREKDDILQIDMLDDGPGIPPDMLEQVFEPFFRLDEARSPHTGGSGLGLSIARSMACRNGGELSLHNRPEGGLCARLCLYRSAMETETL; this comes from the coding sequence ATGCGCGCCTTCCTTGCCCGTCTGCTGCGCAGCCTGACCTCAACCACGCTTTCCGCACAGCTGGCGGGCATGCTCATCGGCGGCATCCTTTTCCTGCACGGCGTGGCCACCTTCACGGTCCAGCTGGTGGAAGAACGGCAGGCGGCCCGCTCCGCCCTGCTGGAACAGGCCAACAGCCTGGCCCTCTCCCTCCAGCTCCTGCACTCCGAACCCTTCGAGTACAAGCGCTCCCTGCTGGAGCGGCTGGAACGCCTGGACGTGGTCCACCTGAGCCTGAGCGATGCCCCCAATCCGGCCCGGCAGGCCAGGGACGAACGCGCCCTGTATCTGCGTGACCGCCTGCGCAAGAACCTGAACAGCATCGAGACCGATCTGGACACCCGCGAGATGCTGACCGAGGTCCAGCGCGTGCATGTGGCCGACAGCATGAACCCCACCCTGCGCCGCCATGTGCCCTGGACGCATGTGTACGAAAGCCGGGTGAGCGTGCGCCTGGACGACGGCAAGTGGCTGTGCGTGGTCATCAGCAGCGATGCCTATGATTTCTCCCCCAGCCAGGCCTCCCTGGCCATGCTCCTGCTGGAAGCGGGCCTGCTGATCCTGCTCATCCTGGTGGTGGTGCATCGCGTGGTGCGGCCCTTGCGGGTGCTCTCCGGCAAGGCCGAGAGTTTCGGCCGCAACCTCTACACAGCCCCCCTGCCCGAAGACGGGCCCACCGAAGTGCGCGAGGCCGCCCGGGCCTTCAACAAGATGCAGGAGCGCATCCGCGCCGGTGTGGGCCAGCACGAACGCATCCTGGCCGCCGTGGCCCACGACCTGCGCACCCCCCTGACCCGCATCCGCCTGCGCGTGGAGAGCATGGACCCCGCCTCCCCCCTGCGGGCCAAGCTGCTGGGAGACATCGACATCCTGGGCGGCATCATGGCCAACAGCGCCGAGCTCACCCGCGGCAGCGCCCGCGACGAGGCCGCCGTGCGCATGGACATGAACGCCCTGCTGGACAGCCTGGTCTCCGACCGGCAGGACATGGGACAGGACGTCAGCCTCGAAGGCAGTTGTGCCCGCCCTTGGACGGTGCGCCCCAACAGCTTCCGCCGCTGCCTCTCCAATCTGCTGGACAACGCCCTGCGCTATTCCGGCAGTGTCCGCATCCAGCTCCGGGAAAAAGACGATATCCTGCAGATCGACATGCTGGACGACGGCCCGGGCATCCCCCCCGACATGCTGGAACAGGTCTTCGAGCCCTTCTTCCGCCTGGACGAGGCACGCAGCCCCCACACCGGCGGCAGCGGCCTGGGTCTGAGCATCGCCCGCAGCATGGCCTGCCGCAACGGCGGGGAACTGAGCCTGCACAACCGGCCGGAAGGCGGCCTGTGCGCCCGCTTGTGCCTGTACCGGTCGGCCATGGAGACGGAAACACTGTAG
- a CDS encoding molybdopterin molybdotransferase MoeA: protein MKNFLTLQSVETVLGHLRALPVLPAETVPLTDALGRRLAEALHAPADLPGFDRSTVDGFAVRARDVFGAQEGSPALLECVGDCPMGAVPDISLQPGQCARILTGGMLPEGADCVVMVEYSRPASGNMVELTRTQAPGDHVVMRDEDAAAGDCIIPAGRKLRPQEIGLLASFGQKDVAVRRAPRVAIISTGDEVVPIGSEPRPGQVRDVNSYSLAALCRSAGAEPTLAGLVRDDAEALRRTVLAALEEADVVVVSGGSSAGMRDHTVDVFTSVPGSELLTHGVAISPGKPFILARSGGKCLMGLPGHVSSALVCARAFLVPLLEHLQGSAGDELVPSLTARLTRAVASAQGRRDYIRVKLVPAGAAALEAAWLPQGLDCSDVDWLAQPLMKPSGVVSGLVEADGLVICAENREGLTAGERVRVELLA from the coding sequence ATGAAGAACTTTTTGACCCTGCAATCCGTGGAGACCGTGCTGGGGCATCTGCGCGCCCTGCCCGTCCTGCCCGCGGAGACCGTCCCCCTGACGGATGCCCTGGGCCGCCGCCTGGCGGAAGCCCTGCACGCCCCTGCCGACCTGCCCGGTTTCGACCGTTCCACCGTGGACGGATTCGCCGTGCGCGCCCGTGATGTCTTCGGCGCGCAGGAAGGTTCCCCCGCCCTGCTGGAATGCGTGGGCGACTGCCCCATGGGCGCCGTGCCGGACATCAGCCTCCAGCCCGGCCAGTGCGCGCGCATCCTTACGGGCGGCATGCTGCCCGAGGGCGCGGATTGCGTGGTCATGGTGGAATATTCCCGCCCGGCCAGCGGCAACATGGTGGAGCTCACCCGCACCCAGGCCCCCGGTGACCACGTGGTCATGCGTGACGAGGACGCCGCCGCCGGTGACTGCATCATCCCCGCGGGCCGCAAGCTGCGCCCGCAGGAGATCGGTCTGCTGGCCTCCTTCGGACAGAAGGATGTGGCCGTACGCCGTGCGCCCCGGGTGGCCATCATCTCCACCGGTGACGAGGTGGTGCCCATCGGGAGCGAGCCCCGCCCCGGCCAGGTGCGGGACGTCAATTCCTACAGCCTTGCCGCCCTTTGCCGCAGTGCCGGTGCCGAGCCGACGCTGGCCGGTCTGGTGCGCGACGACGCCGAGGCCCTGCGCCGCACGGTGCTGGCCGCGCTGGAAGAGGCCGATGTGGTGGTGGTCTCCGGCGGTTCCTCCGCCGGTATGCGCGACCATACCGTGGACGTCTTCACCTCCGTGCCCGGCAGCGAGCTACTGACCCACGGCGTGGCCATCAGCCCCGGCAAGCCTTTCATCCTGGCCCGCAGCGGCGGCAAATGCCTCATGGGCCTGCCCGGCCATGTGAGCAGCGCCCTGGTCTGCGCCCGCGCCTTCCTCGTGCCCTTGCTGGAACACCTGCAGGGCAGCGCCGGGGACGAGCTCGTCCCCTCCCTCACCGCCCGCCTGACCCGCGCCGTGGCTTCGGCCCAGGGCCGCCGCGACTACATCCGCGTCAAACTGGTGCCCGCCGGCGCCGCGGCCCTCGAGGCCGCCTGGCTGCCCCAGGGCCTGGACTGCTCCGATGTGGACTGGCTGGCCCAGCCGCTCATGAAGCCTTCCGGCGTGGTCTCCGGCCTGGTGGAGGCCGACGGCCTCGTCATCTGCGCCGAGAACCGCGAAGGCCTCACCGCCGGGGAACGCGTGCGCGTGGAGCTGCTGGCGTAG
- a CDS encoding molybdopterin biosynthesis protein — MKRERHTYLTLQTVEAARQGWLDRISAEGRELATERVPLSAALHRVLAEPVAARRSSPAFHGAAMDGIAVNAESTFTASTRRPLRLTIGTDAFWINTGHPLPAGTNAVVMVENVNTEPDGQHVVIEKAAFPWQHVRKLGEDMVASEIILPPGVCIGPYELGALAAGGVLEPLVFKKPRVGIIPSGTEIVPLTEAREEDLCAGRCLPEFNSYIFSAIVQEAGGEAFTLPIVPDDPEAISAAIDAAIDQGADLVLLNAGSSAGSHDYSADVIAHKGELLTHGVAVMPGKPTALGMVRGVPIIGSPGYPVSAIVALEEFVQPLLALLQKRCLAHRETVTALPVNPLPSRPGMEERIRVKLGRVDDTFFAVPLPRGAGTVTSLSRADGIISVARDCEGISRDEPVQVQLLRPRQQVEGTLLAIGSHDNTLDLIDSFLRREHPRFRLASAHVGSLGGLMALKRHQCHLAGSHLLNDADGVYNRQALRDNLQGEPMLLVRLVDREQGLIVAPGNPLGIHDITDLAREDVRFINRQRGSGTRVLLDYRLKQLGIRPQQLAGYEDEEYTHMNVAAAVLSGRAHTGLAVRAAACALGLDFVPVGVEEYDLVIPQRYAEDERILALLDVIRSEAFRKEVAALGGYGVEKTGQVIWEYDGR, encoded by the coding sequence ATGAAACGCGAACGTCATACCTATCTGACTTTGCAGACCGTGGAGGCCGCCCGCCAGGGCTGGCTGGACCGCATCAGCGCCGAGGGCCGCGAGCTGGCCACGGAGCGCGTGCCCCTGTCGGCGGCCCTGCACCGCGTGCTGGCCGAGCCCGTGGCCGCGCGCCGCTCTTCCCCGGCCTTCCACGGCGCGGCCATGGACGGCATCGCCGTCAACGCCGAATCCACCTTCACCGCTTCCACCCGGCGGCCCCTGCGCCTGACCATCGGCACCGACGCGTTCTGGATCAATACCGGCCATCCCCTGCCCGCAGGCACCAATGCCGTGGTCATGGTGGAGAACGTCAACACCGAGCCCGACGGACAGCATGTGGTCATCGAAAAGGCCGCCTTCCCCTGGCAGCATGTGCGCAAGCTGGGCGAGGACATGGTGGCGTCCGAGATCATCCTGCCGCCCGGCGTCTGCATCGGCCCCTACGAGCTGGGGGCGCTGGCCGCGGGCGGCGTGCTGGAACCGCTGGTGTTCAAAAAGCCCCGCGTGGGCATCATCCCCAGCGGCACCGAGATCGTGCCCCTCACCGAGGCCCGCGAAGAAGACCTGTGCGCGGGCCGCTGCCTGCCGGAGTTCAACTCCTACATCTTTTCGGCCATCGTGCAGGAGGCCGGAGGCGAGGCCTTCACCCTGCCCATCGTGCCTGACGATCCCGAGGCCATCAGCGCGGCCATCGACGCGGCCATCGACCAGGGCGCGGATCTGGTGCTGCTCAACGCCGGCTCCTCGGCGGGCAGCCACGACTATTCCGCCGACGTCATCGCCCACAAGGGCGAGCTGCTGACCCACGGTGTGGCCGTCATGCCCGGCAAGCCCACGGCCCTCGGCATGGTGCGCGGCGTGCCCATCATCGGCTCGCCGGGCTATCCCGTCTCGGCCATCGTGGCCCTGGAAGAGTTCGTCCAGCCCCTGCTGGCCCTGCTCCAGAAGCGCTGCCTGGCCCACCGCGAAACGGTCACGGCCCTGCCCGTCAATCCGCTGCCCTCCCGCCCCGGCATGGAAGAACGCATCCGCGTCAAACTGGGCCGGGTGGACGACACCTTCTTTGCCGTGCCCCTGCCGCGCGGCGCGGGCACCGTCACCAGCCTGAGCCGGGCCGACGGCATCATCAGCGTGGCCCGCGACTGCGAAGGCATCAGCCGTGACGAGCCCGTGCAGGTGCAGCTGCTGCGCCCCCGCCAGCAGGTGGAAGGCACCCTGCTGGCCATCGGCAGCCACGACAACACCCTGGACCTCATCGACAGCTTCCTGCGTCGCGAACATCCGCGCTTCCGTCTGGCCTCGGCCCATGTGGGCTCGCTGGGCGGCCTCATGGCCCTCAAGCGCCACCAGTGCCATCTGGCGGGCAGCCATCTGCTCAATGACGCCGACGGCGTCTACAACCGTCAGGCCCTGCGCGACAACCTCCAGGGCGAACCCATGCTGCTGGTGCGCCTGGTGGACCGCGAACAGGGCCTCATCGTGGCTCCCGGCAACCCGCTGGGCATCCATGACATCACCGACCTTGCGCGCGAGGACGTGCGCTTCATCAACCGCCAGCGCGGCAGCGGCACCCGCGTGCTGCTGGACTACCGCCTGAAGCAGCTGGGCATCCGCCCGCAGCAGCTGGCCGGGTATGAGGACGAGGAATACACGCATATGAACGTGGCCGCCGCCGTGCTTTCCGGCCGCGCCCATACCGGTCTGGCCGTGCGCGCCGCCGCCTGCGCCCTGGGCCTGGACTTCGTGCCCGTGGGCGTGGAGGAGTACGACCTGGTCATCCCGCAGCGCTATGCCGAGGACGAACGCATCCTCGCCCTGCTGGATGTCATCCGCTCCGAGGCCTTCCGCAAGGAAGTGGCCGCCCTGGGCGGCTACGGTGTGGAAAAGACCGGTCAGGTCATCTGGGAATACGACGGCCGCTAG
- a CDS encoding class I SAM-dependent methyltransferase, producing MDELTLLADLHKAGLRQGPGSPDVTRRAMVLAGLDGSRPLEIADIGCGTGAASLELARILDARITAVDFLPSFLDVLRQRAQAQGLRRIITLEASMDALPFTDASFDVIWSEGAVYNMGFEAGIAAWKRFLKPGGKMVLSEITWTTAARPQTITDYWTAQYPEIDTASAKLAVLERHGYRPEGYFLLPPCCWQEHYYGPLRERFPAFLDRHGHSPQAAAIVAAEEKEMALYQKYGQFYSYGMYVAAKV from the coding sequence ATGGATGAGCTGACCTTGCTGGCAGATCTGCACAAAGCAGGACTGCGTCAGGGCCCGGGCAGCCCGGACGTCACTCGCCGGGCCATGGTGCTGGCAGGACTTGACGGTTCACGCCCGCTGGAAATTGCGGATATCGGCTGCGGCACAGGCGCCGCCAGCCTGGAGCTGGCCCGGATACTGGATGCCCGGATCACGGCCGTGGACTTTCTGCCTTCCTTCCTGGACGTCCTGCGGCAGCGTGCGCAGGCCCAAGGGCTGAGGCGGATCATAACGCTGGAAGCATCCATGGACGCCCTTCCCTTCACGGATGCATCCTTTGATGTCATCTGGTCGGAAGGGGCTGTCTACAATATGGGCTTTGAGGCCGGAATAGCCGCCTGGAAACGCTTCCTCAAGCCCGGCGGCAAGATGGTGCTTTCCGAGATCACATGGACGACCGCCGCACGACCGCAAACCATCACGGATTACTGGACAGCACAGTACCCGGAGATAGATACCGCCTCCGCCAAGCTGGCCGTACTGGAGCGTCACGGCTACAGGCCGGAAGGCTACTTTCTCCTGCCCCCCTGCTGCTGGCAGGAGCATTATTACGGCCCTTTGCGGGAACGCTTCCCCGCCTTCCTTGACCGTCACGGGCATAGCCCCCAAGCTGCGGCCATCGTGGCAGCCGAGGAAAAAGAGATGGCCCTGTACCAAAAATATGGCCAGTTCTACAGCTACGGCATGTATGTGGCCGCCAAAGTCTAA
- a CDS encoding YqaA family protein, giving the protein MLTLLALYGGLFLTALVAATLLPAQSELLLGTLMVQSGEPAWALITVATLGNSAGSAVNWWLGRYLTRFQDRRWFPFSPESLRKAEGWYHRYGRWTLLCSWMPVIGDPLTLVAGTLREPLPSFLLLVVLAKLGRYLAVAGVALALW; this is encoded by the coding sequence ATGCTGACCTTGCTGGCCCTGTACGGCGGCCTGTTCCTCACCGCGCTGGTGGCGGCCACCCTGCTGCCCGCGCAGTCGGAGCTGCTGCTGGGCACCCTGATGGTGCAGAGCGGGGAACCGGCCTGGGCCCTCATCACCGTGGCCACCCTGGGCAACAGCGCGGGCTCGGCCGTCAACTGGTGGCTGGGCCGTTATCTCACCCGCTTTCAGGATCGCCGCTGGTTCCCCTTCTCGCCGGAGTCCCTGCGCAAGGCCGAGGGCTGGTACCACCGTTACGGCCGCTGGACCCTGCTGTGCAGCTGGATGCCCGTCATCGGCGATCCCCTGACCCTGGTGGCCGGTACCTTGCGCGAACCCCTGCCCTCCTTCCTGCTTCTGGTGGTGCTGGCCAAACTGGGCCGCTATCTGGCGGTGGCCGGTGTGGCCTTGGCGCTCTGGTGA